In the genome of Candidatus Zixiibacteriota bacterium, the window ACCAATTTCGGAGTTTGGGGCGCCGGTAGTGATATTATGCGGCATAAGAGCTGTGAATACCCGGTTAATTCTCATATTGAGTATTTAAGCAGTATTAACTTGTGGTTCGGAGGGGTAATTGACGGTGATACTCTTGTTTCAACCGGAACCTATTCAAATAAATGGTCTACGACAGTACGAACGGAGCTGTTTCCCGATTGGGATGGCCGCGGCGATTTGATTAAAAAATCTGCGATTAAGCGAAGTTTGTATTATGCCGAGGACGCCGTTTCGGATCTGGATTTGATTTGTACTTACACCGATACCATGCCTGACTCCTGGTCTTACTCCACGATACCGGTCGATAGTCATGATGATCGTTATCATAAGCCTCTCAATATTTCCGTAACCCAAAAGAGCTATACCTGGACCAATGATTTTACCCGAGATTTCATCATGTTTGATTTTTCGATAAAGAATGTCGGACAGGAAACTATTGAGGCTTTCTATATGGGATTAGAGGTTTCGCCGCTGGTTGGTTTCCGAGGAAATGTGCTGCGCGGAATCAGCGCTAATGATGAAATCGTTGGCTTCAAGGAAACATCGGAAATATCATCCGAGCCCTGTTTTCCCGTGGATACGATTAATATGATGTGGTTGGCCGATAATGACGGTGATCCTGAAAACTTCGTGAGGTACAATCATTATTCAGCCCCGGCCGCGGTCGGCCTCCAGTTTTTACGCCTCCCGGAAGAAGCGGATAATATTAATTTCAACTGGTATTACGGCGGTTACAACTGGAGCACAAATTTTGGGCCGCGTCTTCGGGAAGATTTGCGAGAATTTCATAATGGGCTGGGAACACCTACCGGCGATAAAAATAAATACTATATTATGTCACATAAGGAAGTTGATTACGACCAGATGTTGACAATGCTCAATCATCAAGGCGATGGTTTCCTGCCGCCGCCTTCTATGAATTTCGCCCGGAATCTGGCTAATGGGCATCGGGTAACGGCGATATATTCGGCGGGGCCGGTCGATATTAACCCCGGTGACTCGACCTTTATTACAGTAGTATTTTTAATCGGAAATAATTTTCATAAAGTACCCTGGAGTTTTTTCAGATATTTCGATCCAACCGAACCGGATGAGTATTACGAAAGATTGAATTTCAACACTCTTTTTGAAAACGCTAATAGAGCTAAATTCACGTTTGATAATCCGGGCGTGGATACCGATGGCGACGGCAATTTGGGCCGATACATCTGGAAATGCAAATGCGAGGATCTGGATACCTGCTATCAGGAGGGTGAGCATCCTCCCGATACAACCCAGGATTGCTGCTTTAAGCGTTATTTTACCGGCGACGGCATTCCTGATTTTCAAACCGCATCTCCCCCGCCCCCTCCGCTTGTGAGAACCATTTCGCAGCATGATAAAATGACAGTTCGTTGGAACGGACAGGATTCGGAAGAATATATTGATTTCTTTACTCAGGAAAAAGGTTTTGAGGGTTATCGGGTATATTTCGCCGAGAATAATCGCGAACGAGATTTTGTATTGGTCGAGACTTATGACCGCGATGATTTTAAGGTTTTCCAGTTCCTTCCCAAGGAAGGAATCTGGAAGGGTATTAGCCTGGGAATGACCCGCGACAGCCTGGAAAGCCTCTATGGCTCAGAATTCGATCCGGAATTATACTATGATGAAGCGCATGCTCTTTATGTCAATGAAACGAATACCTATTATTATTTCGTCGCCCAAAACTGGAATAACGCTGATCTTTCCGATCCGCGTCGTATTCACAAGGTTTATCCATACGCATCACGCCATAATCCGAGTGATACTACCGAGGAAGGTTATCTAAAATATTACGAATACGAATACACAATTGAAAATCTCCAGCCCTCCAAACCTTATTATTTTTCTGTAACGGCTTTTAACCAGGGTTCATTTGACCCCAAAATAGGCATCATGGAATCATCACCGATGTTTAACGCGGTGCGCGACTATCCTTTGCCGTCTTCCGAAACGGTACAGCGCGAAGGCCTGAATGTTATTGTATTTCCCAATCCGTATCGCATCGACGGAGGATATGCCCGGGTCGGGTATGAAAATCGAAATCGCGCCAAGTCGGCCGAACGTTCCCGCGCGATTCATTTCGCAAATTTACCGCCGATTTGTTCAATCAGGATTTATACTATTGACGGCGACCTGGTCAGATACATCAAGCATTTTCATCCCGACGGCGGCCCCGGGTCCCAAGAGGAAACCTGGAATGTCATCAGCCGCAATACGCAGGCCATCACAACCGGTATCTATATCTGGCATGTCCGTTCGGATATGGGCGATCAGATCGGAAAATTAGTAATAATGAAATAGTCTGGCGCCTGCTAATCTTTTTAGAGTTTTAAGGCTCTGACACTTGTGTTTTTTCCCTTGATGGTTTATGGTATAGTCAAAAAAATATTGCCAACGCTTTATATTTATGGCGGTTATAAATGATCGGGATTCTGAGATTCATTGCGTTTGGGAGCTGGCCTAAATTAATAGTTTTTTGTCTTTTCTTAATTATTACGTTAGACAATTTGGCAATCGCTCAGGAAAACGACGGAGGGGGAGGCGGTGGTATAGATTTGCTTACCGGGTTTCCTGATTATGAAGACTTTGTCTTCAGCCGCAATAACGTCAGATTATCAATAACAAATTACGGGATTCTGGGGGCGGCCAATAAACTCAATAATCATAGAAGTTGTGAATACCCGGCCAACTCATACATAGAATATATGGCTTTTATCAACCTATGGGTGGGCGGAATTATCGGCGAAGATACAGTTGTTTCGACGGCCGGAGTTTTTGAACTGCCTAGTACTTCTCACCGGGCGACTGAATTCTGGCCCGACGGCTATATGATCAAGAGGTCAAATATAAAAAGTGAGCCGTATTATAGTAAGAATGCTATATCTGATCTTGATATAATTTGTACTTACACCGATACTTTGTCGAACGCGATGCCATTTTCTTCCCGCCCGGAAGATTATTACGATGACCGATCTCATATACCGCTGAATGTCTCGATTACCCAAAGCAGTTATGTCTGGAGCTATAATTATGCCGATGATTTCATTATTTTCGATTATGAAATGACTAATGTCGGAGATGAACCTATTCGAGAAGTATATATCGGATTTTTGGTTTACCCGTTAGTGGGTGATAAGGGTGGGATGCAAAAAGGCGTAAGTATTGATGATGAACTTGTGGGATTCAAAGAATTTTCAGAGCTTTGGTCCGAGCCATGCTTCCCACAAGACAAACTGGATTTAATGTGGTGGGCCGATAATGATGGAGACCCCCTCCATAGGACTCGCTGGACCAATCAATCTCCCCGAGCCGCGGCCAGTCTTCATTTTTTGAGAAAACCGGAAGACGATCTTCCGGTCAGCTTCAATTGGTTCTATAACAGTTCTTATTGGGAATTAAATTATGGCCCTCGATTAAAAACTTATCCGAAATTTTTTCATCGGGGACTGGGAACTCCTACCGGTGATCGCAATAAGTATTATTTAATATCCCATAAAGAAGTCGATTACGACCAATTATATGCGGCGCTTGATCATCAAATGGAGGGTTTTCTGCCACCTCCCGGTTCCTGGTGGGGCTGGTATTTGGCCAACGGGGCTACTACTACTCCAATACTTTCGGCCGGTCCAATAAATTTGGAACCTAACGAGACAACACATTTCACGACGGCCCTCGTCTTTGGTGATGAATTCCATAGATATCCTCACGATTTCTATACCAAATTTCATGGTTACCGTCCTGATGATTTTTATAATACGTTAAATTTTGACAATCTCATCGAGAATGCGAAGTGGGCCAGTTTCACGTTTGATAATCCCGGGGTTGATACCGATGGTAACGGATACAGCGGGGAATATATTTGGAAATGCAATTGCGACAGAGTTGACACCTGCTATGAAGTAGGCGAGCATCCTCCCGATACGACTCGTGAATGCTGTTATAAGAGGTATTATACGGGCGACGGCGTTGCTGACTTTCGCACAGCCGCTCCCCCGCCGCCTCCGGTCGTTAAAACGATTCCCGAATATGGCAAAGTAACCGTTCGATGGAACGGTCAGGATTCGGAGCAGTATATCGATTTTATGACTCAGCAAAAAGGGTTTGAAGGATACAAAGTATATTTCGGCGAGTTTAGCCGGGAAGATGATTTTGTTCTGGTCAAGACCTATGACCGGGATGATTTTAAGATGTATGAATTTGACAATTACTCCGGGAAATGGCGAGGCGTCTATCTGGGAATCACCCGTGACAGTCTGGAAAGTCTTTATGGCAACGATTTCGATCCTGAAAACTACTTTGATGAGTATCACGCCTTTTATGACGGTCATACCGATAAATATCTGTACTTTGAGTTGCAGAACTGGAACCGGTCTGACCTAACCGATCCGAATGGGATTGTCAAAGTTTATCCGGATGCCTCGCGTAATGACGCCAATGATACGACCGAAGAAGGATATTTACGCTATTATGAATATGAATACACGATCGAAAATTTGCAGCCTTCGCGGGCTTATTATTTTAATGTGACGGCCTTCAATAAGGGTAATTTTAATCCTCGGGTGGGGGTCATGGAATCATCGGTGACGGCCAATGCCGTTCGCGATTATGCTTTACCTCCTTCGGAGGCGGTTCAGCGCGAAGGGCTGAATGTGATGGTGTTTCCCAATCCGTACCGGATTGATGGCGGTTATGCTCGGGCGGGGTATGAGAATCGCAGTCGTCAGAAATCATCCGAGCGTTCCAGGGCGATTCATTTTGCCAATTTACCGCCTATTTGTTCGATCAGGATTTATACTATTGACGGCGATCTGGTCAGATATATCAAACATTATCATCCTGACGGCGGTCCCGGGTCCCAGGAGGAAACGTGGAATGTCATCAGCCGCAACACTCAGGCCATCACAACCGGTATATATATCTGGCATGTCCGCTCTGAAACCGGCGAACAAACCGGAAAACTCGTCATTATGAAATAACTACCACGCAACTAAAGTTGGCCGTTTTCGTAAAAAAGATTGTAAATAAATCCTCGATGGGTTATACTAATGCATCCCATTTGGAACGGGGAGGCGTTAGCTATGCGTGTGTTAGGTGATAATTTACAAATAACAGATCGCCACGTCGTTCCCATTTTCACGGAACTCCTCGCGATGACTGATTTTATGTAAAAATAAAAAGTTATCCACAAACGCATTTTTAAAAATTCCTTATATGTAAATATATCTGTGTGAGTTACAGCGAATTGGGTTCGTTTTGTCCTTTTTAGTACTTTCGTAAAAGGCTCCTTTGCCATTGATTACAAACACTCAACCATAAACCATTCCATTCAATAATGCGATTGTTTTCAGTAATTGCGGTGGATTTGATGGATAATTGTAAATGCCCAAGGCAGGAACCCACCGTCCCGATAGCACGGGGCAGTGGGCCACCGGTCCTGCCAAAATAATCGGCAGGGGTCTCGGAATTAGAAATTCCTCGACTTCTCCCCTACTGACTTTGAGGGTGATACATTGAATTATAATATCATAGATAAGAATTGTAGAGTTGTATTTAAATAATATTGGAACTTTCCTTGACATAAACAATAGAATTGTTATATTCTCTACGAGTCGTACTACGGGGAACTTTGCAATAAAACTTTGATTATACCTTTTTTACTCGCAGGGAGGTATTTTAATGGGTATCAATGATACAAGTACCAAAACGAATCTAATGTATATCATGGTTGGCGGATTGGTTGTCTTTCTCGCCATCTCGCTTGCTATTCCGGTTGGTATGGCCTTAAGCGGGCAATCCGGAATCGGCGAATTATCGCCGGAAACGCTTCCCAATCGCACCAATCTTACAATCGGCCAGACGGCCCCGGCTCTTGAACTCAAGAATCTTAACGGACGGCCCGTTAGCTGGGCCGATATCACCCAAGGTAAACCAACTGTAGTGGCGGTTGTACTGCCCGGATGTCAACCGTGCGAACGGATTCTCAACTGGTGGGAGAACAATGGCTACAAAAACGGAAAAAATGGGATAAATATAGTGCTTCTTGCATCGCTATCAAGTAGTGAAATTGAATTTGAGACAATTATGATGTATGAACATTTGTTCCCTATTTATACGACAGGCATTAATAATATGCGGGAGAATTACGGCATAACAGGATATCCGACAATGTTTGGACTTGATAGCAAGAACGATATCAAATTTGTGACACATTCTTTTCTTAGAGAATTGGATTATGAGTTTTTCAAGGAATACTTATAGGTAAATCTCTTATAACGCGCGCATAAGAGAGATTTAAACATTAAACTAAACTTATTTACAGGGAGGTAAAGAAATATGAAAAAACTAATCTTCTTTTCAAGTTTATTTCTATTCGTTTTTTGCATGACGATCGGCATTACAGTCGGATTTAGTTCACCTGCTTCGGCGTCTGGTAACTGCGGTTCTGGGCGCTGCTACATATGTGGAACTGGAGAACGGAGTTGTGAAACGGATGCCTATTGCACAGAGAAAGTAGAATATCCATGCGTAATTTGGGATCCGCCTTCGGTTCATGAAAAGGGGGAGTATTGGTTTGCTTTTGATGGGGAATGTATGGATGGTGAAGAACTGTGGTGCCCCCTCTGTTTTTGCGATTGTTGTGACATACCCGATTAGAATGGAAACTGAATAATAATAAACCTGCTGGAGACTTCTCCAGCAGGTTAAAAAAGTAAATTTAGAAAATCTACATTGGAATTTCTTATGAATAACAGCGGATTCAGAAATAGCAAAACCTTTGCAAAATATATTGCTATCTCATATTCATTCCATATATTAACAATGTGCTCTCACAGTATTATTCAGATATATTTATCGGGTGAAATAATTGAATCCATACTTCGGGGTGGTAAATGAATAGCTTTTTGGGAATCATTGCTTTTGGTGGCAAAGTGCTTTTAAGATTAAGCATTATAAGTATACTAATATGCTCAAATAATCCAACTAAGGCGGAGAATGATAATAGCAACGTCGGCAATTCCGGATCATCTATAAGTTTTCCTGTTTTTGAGGATTTTGTATTTTGCCGCAATAATATCAGGCTTTCATTAACAAACTTCGGAGTTCTTGGTGCAAATGATAGGATACTGAATCACAGGAGCTGTGAATATCCGGCTTATTCATACATTGAATATTCGGGTTTTATTCATTTATGGGTCGGTGGAATAATTGGAAAGGATACAGTTGTCTCCACTACGGGCACTTATGCGCCCCAAAGCTACACCAAGACCACTGAGTTTTGGCCTACCGGTTATATGACCAAGAGATCGCATATAAAAATTGAACCATATTATTCTGAAGATGCTGTTTCCGACCTCGATATAATTTGCACTTATACTGATACATTATCAAATGCCATGCCCTCTAGCATGCGTCCGGTAGATAAATATGATAATCGGTATCACATCCCATTAAATATTTCAATTACTCAAAGTGCCTTTGTCTGGGGTTACAATTATGCCGATGATTTTATAATATTCGATTATGAAATGACCAACGTCGGGGATGAGCCAATTAGGGATGTATATATTGGATTTTATGCGAGTACAATGGTTGGAAATATGGGAGCAATGATGGGGGGGAAAAGTATAAATGATGAACTCATAGGCTTCAAGGGAATTTCCGATCTTTGGTCGGAGCCTTGTTTTCCTCCGAATCAAGTGGATTTAATGTGGTGGACAGATAATGACGGCGATCCCCTCCACAATACCCGCTGGAACGCTGATTCTCCGCAAGCCGCCGCCAGCCTCCATTTTTTGAGGAAGCCAGAACAGGATTTAAATGTCAGTTTTAACTGGTTCCACAACAGCGAGTACAGGGACTTGAATTTTGGTCCGCGACTGAGAAATTATCCCAAATTGTTTCATCTCGGATATGGAACGCCAACCGGTGATCGTAATAAATATTACATGATATCGCATCATGAAGTCGATTACGATCAACTCTATTTGGCCCTTGATCACCAGGGTGAAGGATTTCTCCCTATTCCAAACCCGAATTGGCTTTCGAGAATAGCTGCCGGGGCAAAGATATATGGTGTTTTATCGGTTGGGCCGATAGATCTTGAGCCGAATGAAACAACTCATTTCACTACTGCGCTAGTCTTTGGGGATGAGTTTCACTCCAGACCGCACGATTATTATACTAAGATGAATATCTATCAACCTGATGATTTTTATAACACACTGAATTTCGATAATCTTATTGAGAATGCTACCTGGGCGTCGTTTACATTTGACAATCCCGGGGTTGATACCGATGGGGACGGATACAGCGGGGAATATATCTGGAAATGCGACTGCGACAGAGTTGACACCTGCTACGAAGTCGGCGACCATCCTCCCGATACAACTCGCGAATGTTGTTTTAAGAGATATTATACCGGCGATGGCGTGCCTGATTTTCGCACAGCCGCTCCTCCACCGCCTCCGGTTGTTAAGGCTATTCCCGACTTTGGCAAAGTAACAGTTCGCTGGAACGGCCAGGATTCGGAAGAATATATCGATTTTATGACCCAGCAGAAGGGATTCGAGGGATACAAAGTATATTTTGGTGAGTATAGCCGGGAGCAGGATTTTGTTCTGGTCGAAACTTATGATCGGGATGATTTCAAGATGTATGAATTTGACAATTATTCCGGTAAATGGCGCGGCATCTATCTTGGAATAACTCGCGACAGTTTGTTGAGTCTCTATGGTCATGATTTTGATCCGGAAGAATACTATGACGAGCATCATTCATATTATGATGGTCATGACGACAAGTATTATTATTTTGAATTGCAAAACTGGAACAAGTCTGACCTGTCTGATCCGAATGGGATTGTTAAAGTTTATCCGGAAGCATCCCGGAATGATGCCAATGATACGACTACTGACGGTTATCTTCGTTTTTACGAATACGAATACACGATAAATAATCTGCAGCCATCGCGGGCTTATTATTTCAATGTCACGGCTTTTAACAAGGGCAATTTCAATCCCCGGGTGGGAGTAATGGAATCGTCGGTGACGGCCAACGCCGTTCGCAATTTTGCTCTGCCTCCTTCGGAAGCGGTTACGCGCGAGGGTTTGAATGTGATCGTGTTTCCCAATCCGTACCGGATTGATGGCGGTTATGCTCGGGCGGGGTATGAGAATCGCAGTCGTCAGAAATCATCCGAGCGTTCCCGCGCGATTCATTTCGCAAATTTACCGCCGGTTTGTTCAATCAGGATTTATACTATTGACGGCGACCTGGTCAGATACATCACGCATTTTCATCCTGAAGGCGGTCCCGGGTCTCAGGAGGAAACGTGGAATGTCATCAGCCGCAACACCCAGGCCATCACAACCGGTATATATATCTGGCATGTCCGCTCCGACATGGGCGAACAAACCGGAAAATTAGTAATAATGAAA includes:
- a CDS encoding redoxin domain-containing protein, which encodes MGINDTSTKTNLMYIMVGGLVVFLAISLAIPVGMALSGQSGIGELSPETLPNRTNLTIGQTAPALELKNLNGRPVSWADITQGKPTVVAVVLPGCQPCERILNWWENNGYKNGKNGINIVLLASLSSSEIEFETIMMYEHLFPIYTTGINNMRENYGITGYPTMFGLDSKNDIKFVTHSFLRELDYEFFKEYL